TGAAAGGGTTGCCAGCTGCAGGGGCTCTGCACAGACCTGTAGGCATTGCACTCGCCTTTCAGGACACCACAGGGCAGGATCAAGGAAACCACCAGGGAAAGGGAACCTGCCCCGCGTGTGACTATGACAGGGTCAGCCTTTTCACCTGGCCCGGGCACCCCTACCCCTGAGTGCAGGTGATGGGAGGGCTTGGACAGGCCCACAGGCTACGCACCGAGGCTGCTGTCACTGAGGATGCTGTATCTCTCCCGTAGAGCCAACGGCGTCAGCGTCCTCCTCCGCTCCTCGCTGCCACTTCCCTGCGTGAGGTGACAGACCAAGGGGTTACCAGcctgcagaggcagggcagcagctctgccctgaCATCACCACTTCTCCCAAAGCCCTGGAAGAGTATGATGTGGCCACCTGGAGCAGTTGGGGAAGGTAAGTCAACCAGTAAGTGCCATTCCCTGCACTGGAGGAGAGACGGGCCCCCTCCGCCTTGTCCCATATGTGCCCGAGACCCAGCACTGACCTTGGTGCAGGGCGGTATACTGATGTTCAGGTGGCAGAGAACATGCTGCAGGTCCTCATACTTCATGGCCTTGCGCAGGAACGACAGGGAGCCACTGGCTTCCCGGCTGCTGTCCCGAACCTGCATGGTGAGTGCCAGGTGAGCTGGGCCCACaccgggcaggagcggggcctgctctgcagctcagccctgggccctgccaTTACCTTGATGGGGATGACAAGACGGTTCTCCCGAAAGGACTGGAAGAGGAAGCTGCGTGGCTGTGTGGCCTTCTTGATAGGCACCAGGTTCCCTGAAAGCTCGACATGTAGAGGCATTCCCTCTACCACCTGGCAGGGGAGCAGAAAACAGGTTCAGTGCCTCCACAGCCAGTGCTGCTTCCCCTTCCCATGGACAGGGTCAGGTAACCACTGGCTCTCTTCCCTGGATCAGGGCAAGGCCCTCCACAGGCATCAGTCTCGCCTCACAGGGCAGCCCTCACCCTGTTGCCCCCCAAGCATGCCGTTGGGGACATACCTCAATGTCCCGACTGCGGGCCACCTCTGTGAAGTTCTCATGCTGCTCCAAAGTCTTGTCGACCTTGTCATCAGTCATGCAGTAGCAGCGCAGACGGCCTTCCCGTGCATCGTTCATCTTGGCAAATACCACAAATTTGGCCATGTAGGGCACAGCTGTCAGCTCCTTGTACAGCGTGGTGGCGAAGTGCACAGCCTCAGCTGTGCGCGGGCAGTCTGCCAGCCAGAACCTGCAGGAGGGCTGGGTCAGAGGGACTGCGGGGCAGATTTCTCAGGGGCACCAAGAGAGCTGAATCCCAACCCCGTAACAAACTGCATTGCAGAGGGTGCCCCCAACAGCCCTGGGTACAGGAGCAGCACAACCCAAGGCAGGTACCACCCAGGCACAGAGAGTGCCTGCTCCCCTTTGCACACCCAGTCATCACAAGTGTTTCCCAATGCACGGTGGGGGGGGGCAGTCTCAAGGCTTGCACTCAACTGCCCTGCACATGGGAATCTCACCAAGGAGACTGTGAGCACAGAGGCTGGAGGCTCCCTCTAGCACAGGCTGCACCCCAGGATGGCCCAAAATCACCACATGCCCCCTGCTCACCACCTGCCCGCCCACGGCTCACCTGGCGGACACGTTGGTGGTAAAGTTAGCGCACTCATTGGCATAGACCAGCTTCGTGGTGCCTGTTATATCTTCCCACTGAGCCTGGGCTGTCCCTCCTGCAGCAGAAAGCAGGGGTGAGCATACTGCCTTTCCTTTAAGCCTGGGGCCTGCTCATTCCCCTGACACCTGCTCTCTCCATTTCACTGCTGTGATCTGTCCTTAGCTCCCAGGAGCTGCATCCACCAAGGCCACCCAGCCCATCCCCACTGGAGAACACTTTCCCCTGCATAATAGGGCTGGCTAGCCTTACCGATGACGCTGCAGAGCAGGCGCAGGCTGGTGGTATCACCCTCGCCACTGTCCCGGGGACTGTCCTTCCAGGATGGGGGCAATGGGATGCGGAGGCCGATGGGGCGGTGGAATTTCCTCCGGCGTGGCTCCACCGTGACGATGGGGCTGAAGGTTGCCTGGTTCCCCAGCAGCTTGGTCACCAGCTCGTCGGGCACAGGCTGTGCCTGTGGGCAGCACAGGGGGGTGTCAGGGCTGGGCCCATCTGGTGGATGGCCCCAGCCAGCTCCAGGCCCCCGCAGGAACATAGCCTGGCTCCTGAGCAGGCTGCCTTACGCCCCCAGGGCTCACCTGCAGGGCTAGCTTCACCCTCTTGGTGACAGCAGTCTCCAGGAAGGTGGCCTGCACCATGGGCACCAGTGTGCTTTTCAGATATCCTCCCTCAGGGCCAATCAGGTCACAGTCCTGGCAAATCCGGGAAATGACCACGAAGTAGAGAGGGAAATCTGTGGTGATGATGCGGCAGATCCTCttcttctccagctcctcctggcTATCCAGCTCTGCAAAGGCAGCACAGTGACCAGGGTGCAGGGCCCAGCCACACACCAGGCCCATGGCTCACATCTGCCAGATTGTCTGAGCTGCGCTGACCATGCCACACTATGCTCAGCACCAACCCTACCACCTCATGCTGTGGGCATGGCCCATCCCCAGGCCCACtgcagcctccagctcctgctccccacCAGGCCAGGGGCTCAGGGCTGTTCTGCCCGGCAAGAGCCATGCGGATGCCAAGTCCCCACCGACACTGAGCTCCTGCTGGCCTGGCACACTCACCTTCATCCATGCCATTGAGCAGGTGGTCCATGTAGCTCTCCTCATAGCGGTTGCGGTGCTCCTTCCAGACAGAGCCGTTCTCACTGCGCAGCACCACGAGCTCACGGTCCCCACGCCCATATGAGGCGAAGTGCGGGATCTCCACAATCACAGGGCTGCAGACAGGAGAGGGAGGGCACTCACACCTGAACCCTGCCCACTGGGACACCCAGCTGGCGAGCGGCCCCGTgccagtgcctgggcagagccctTCGCCCACACCAAATGCTCTCCAAAGGAGGAGGGCAGGACCCCTTACACCCCTCCCTGGGACATGGGGCTGCTCTGCGCTGGTGAGACCCTGCTTATAAGGGCTTTCCTCATCACGGCACAGCCACCATTTTGCTACCCTGCAATAACCCACCCAGGAGCACGCTGGACCCAGCCTAGGGTGCATCCTGCTGGCCAGCCTCTGCCAGGACACATGGTCGGGGATGTTCTGCACTGCACCCTCCACAGGCATAAACTGGCTGGTCTTGCCACCAGCTAGCAGAGCCTCTGGAGGACTGAGATCCATCCCCAGtcccaggagggagggaagagcccCGACGTGGGCagcaccagccctccccactcACCTCAGGAATTGGGCACCAGCGGGCCCCAGGGCAATGATTCGGCTGGCCAAGCCCTCCTCCTCAGCCAGCGGCGGGGGCGCTGGCAGCTTCTGGGGCTTCACCAGGCGGCAGGTGATGCGGGTCGGCGCAGCACAGGTGCGGGGCGGGATGACCACACGCAGCCCGTTGTGCCGGCTGCCCCGCATGGAGCCGCCACGGGCATCCACCATGAAGCTCACCAGGAACCTGGGAGGGCAGGCAGGGACGTGAGCAGACGGGCGCACTCCAACCGGGCCCGCAGCCGCAGGGCACGCACCTGCTGCAGCGGCCGGCCACTCACCCTGTATGCACGGGACTGGCCACCGGGCTGATGTTGTCTGAGGTCTCTGTGGCAGGGCTGCTGGGAATCAGCGAGTCCTCATCGAACTCCTTGGAGGGCTGCGCGAGACAGGGGCAGCCCTGCTAGACACAGCTCCTGCCTGGGGGCATTGAACCCACCTGCCCTTCCCACACCACCTCACAGGGAGGTCTCCCCTCAGCAGCCGCCACTGTGCAGTCAGTCCCCACTCCCACCCCACATTTCAGACTGTGcccagcagtggtggagtgggcTCACCCTGCCGGATGGCAGGAACGCCCCGGAGCTGGGGGGGCCCATGACAGATCTGTGGCTTGTGCTCACCTCCTGCGGGGAAACTGAGGGTGCATGCAGCAGACTGACTTGCTCAACTTCTGCCTCGATAGGTCCTACCTGCTCGGGCTCCTCTGCTCTGGTCACCACAGTTTCGGGTGGGACACGAGGGACCTGCAGGATGGCTGGAGACTCCACTCTGTGCAGGAGAGGACAGTGACGGTCACTGAAGCAGCAGACTCTCCGGCCCCTGAGCCCCCCAGCCTATCTCCAAGGAACACCAGGGCTGCAGGGCACGGGGGACTCAGCAGCGATCCAAAGTCCTGGTGCTGGGCCAGCACCAGTGGAACTTGCTATCCCAGGATGCTCAGTGCTCTATTTGCTGCCCAGAGTTTTCCcttcctgcctccagcaccaggccagccccctgccctgcccctgctccctcTTACATTTGTTCCAGTGTCGTCTCGGTCACAAACTCCTGCACCTCCCTTTTGTCCTCCTGGTCCCTGGAATCGGGCTTGGGTGCAATCAGCTCCTCCTCTGAAACCAAGAgctggctcagcacacagagGGGCAGAAGGACAGGGCGCACAGGTGCCCAGCCCTTGCCCCTGCTCTCCTTCAGGGCTCGAGCCAGCAGGACCCTTctctgctcccactgctggcCTTACTGAGCCCTCGGATCTCAGCAGCCACAGGCCTGCTTCACCCTCGGCCAGACGGGCTTTGTGTCAGCCACAGCAAGGCCCGCAGTGTGGGTTagtgcagcaggagctgtgatAGCTGTTAGTAGCCTGGGCAGCCAGACAAcccctttcctgcagcagccaagCACAAAGCAGGGCCCGCTGGGAACGCTCCACAGTGGGATGCTGGGGACAAGAATGAAGATAGGGCCAATGCTGCAGGAAGGATGCTGTAACACTGCTGAGTGCATTAGTGCACCCCTCCCCGGAGATACAGCCCCTGGCCAGCACTACCCGCTGGACCAATTAATGCCTGCTAAGGAATTGACAAGCGCTCAGCTTGTGCTAATGCCCTTCAGGAAGAGTTCCAGCTCCTCCTAAAGCAGGGAGCCAGCCCCTGGGTGATGGGCAGGGCACCAGAGCAGCATGGAGATCCCCCAGCACTCTAGTTCATGGGCAGAAGCCTCCCCCCTACCCTTGGCCAAAATGGCACAGGGCGGTCATGCACTGGTACCAGTGCTCGGCAGAGCTAGAGCCAGGGACAGGGCCCAGGGCTGACAGGGAGACGCCAGAGGGACAATCCCATTCATGCAGTCACACCGCAGCGAGCAGCACAGACACAGATGGGCAGGGCGGGATGGCAGGGCCTGTGCCGCAGAGCACCAGCCCATCAGCAAGGCTCAGCAGATGGATGTGGCGTGCGGATGGTTAGTGGCCATGGGGTGAAATGGGCCATTGAGCCAGGGCATAGGGACACATGTTTCATACCCATTAGAGTGACATGAGCAGTGCCTGCAAAGTAAGAAGAGGCAAAGGTGAGGTGCTGGTGGGAGGGAACACAAGGTCTCCAGCGGCGGACTGGCTGGGAGTAATACTGCCTTGgggagcagggcactgcaggatgcTCTGCATGCCCAAGGACTCTCTGTGAGGGCTTTGCCTCTGGGGCACAGGGCCCAAGGAGAGGTGCGGGCACATCTCTCTTGCACAGTGCAGGGAAGTGTGCTGGCCAGGAGGTGCCACCCAAGAGTCTCACAGGCTCCCCTTTTCCTCTCCGCAAGACCCTTGCAGAGCCACCCAGCTCCCCCACCCTGGCCAGCAGAAACATCTGCATCCATCCTCGGGGCTCCTGCCTGCCGCACTGGCCAGTCAGCAGATCCCTGGGGTGGTGCAATCCCAGCTCCGACCCCTCACCTTCGTCCTCTGACACATCCAGAATCTCGTCTACGGTCTCCGGGAAGCTCATGCGATGCTTTTCACTGACTGActgtgagagcagaggggagTCAGAGCAGGCCTGCCCTTCGCCGTGCAGCCACCCACTGCCTAGACCCCTCCAGCCCTGCGCTAGCACCCAGCGCTCAACACTGGCTCTGCAATGCTGCCAACAGGGGTTCAGCTATGCCCAGTCAGCCTCTGATCCTGCAGCAAGcccacagcagctgcctggggttTGCTGCCTGGTTAAGGGCAGCAGACTCCTGAgtggctgcctccagccccagccctcctcTGTAGGGTTCTGGGCCCAGCCAGCCCCATCCTCCAGGGACTCACCGGGATGCTGGTTTCCTCTGTGACAATCTTGAGCACATCCGTGACAGAAATGTAGCCAAGTCGCTTTGCAATAGCCAGAGGGGTGGTGCCATTCTGTGCAAGGAAGCAGGACATGGGTCAGCTGCAGCCACAGGGAAGCCCCGGCAGGTGGGTGTCTGAGCTTGCCCCAGGGCGAGCGGGGAGGGCAAGTGCCGTACTCACTGTGCTGATCTCATTGGGAGATGCACCGTGCTTCAGCAGCAGCGTCACAATGTCCGTGTGGCCCTGCTGTGCAGCTTGGTGCAGGGGGGTGTAGCCCAGCTGCAGGGGAGGACAGAGGGTGCTGCTGTCAGCTCCAGGGGTCTGCTGCCCCAGAAATGCTCCCAGGCCTCACACTACACTTCATGCCTGGAGCACAAGGgctgctccctccttgctggggtgaGCAGAGGGTTCTGCAGAACCCAGGAGTTGCCCAGGGCTGTAGCTGGACTACAGCAGCACCCAACCATGGAGCCTGGAGGGCTCAGAGCAGGAGGGGGTCCCTGAGGCTTCGCCATTAGCCTTCAGGTGCTGTCGCCCAGGGCGGAAGGGTCCTTAGAGCACAGGCCATCTCTGTACCTTAGTCTTGGCGTTGACGTCAGCCTGGTGCTGAAGCAAGAATTTAACTAGCTTGATGTTCCCATAGTGGCTGGCCACATGCAGCGGGGTGTAGCCCATCTGAAAGACAAGACAaggtctcagcctgtcctcatCAGTGCTTTCTGCCATTCTGGCTTAGGTATGCTGATCCCATGGGCAAGCCTGAGAGAGGGGAAGGCCcttgtacagaaaaaaagaagagcaaagctgcTCTTGGAAGGAGGCTGAGACTTGATTCCTCCATGTGTTTGCACCCTCACTCTGGGTCAACACTCTAATTTACCCTGGTTGTTGCGTCCACTGTGACTCCATGTTTCACCAGAACATCAGCAACCGGCACATGTCCCTCTTGGGCCACTAGATGGAGAGGAGTCAGGCCGCTCTGCAAAAAGAGTGGGTCACAGGCACAGTGGCAATGCCAGCATTGCGGCTGTCTaccagcaggcagcagggactGCCACCCTGTCTGCTACTCCCTGCCAGGGTGTccacctccagcctggcagagaagcGCCAGGCCAGCCTACCTTGTTGCCGAGGTTGCCATTGGCTTGTTTGGAGAAGAGCAGTGCCACCATGTCCACGTGCCCCTCCTGGGAAGCCAGGTGCAGCGGGGTGACTCCCTGCATGGACTCTGCATTTGCAGAAGCCCCATATTGCAGCAAGCTGCTGGCCACCTCCATCTGGTTCTGTTTGGCAGCAATGTGCAGGGGGGTGTACCCGTTCTGCAATGAGAGAGGACCCATTGCATTGCCATTCTGTACTCACAGGGCAGACCAGCAGGGATAGAAGGTGCCACACTGCCTCTCCAGGCCAGGTCTGCTCCTCCTAGCTACCTGCAGAGTGGAATTCAGGATTACACTTAAACCACCTCCCTGACAGCAACTAGCCCTGACCCTGAGGGAAAATCCTGTTTTTCCAGTCAAGTCAGTATAAGGATTTCAAAGACCACCTGCTTCAGTCCTGACTAGTATCAGCTCTCCTGGGGCTTCTGCTCACATGAATTTCTACAGCAGCTTTCGGTCACTTGGAACCATGAGAGGCTGGGGCAGACAGACCTCTGCTAGAAAATGCCTGGCTGAGGTGTGGAGCAAGACCAGCAATATGCAGGATCAGTATTCAGCAGGCATAGACCGCAGGGCTTGAGCTCTTCCCCCGGCTGCACTTCAGGAGCACAGCGCGTGGCAGGCACCCTCTGCCCAAGATGATGCGCAGGCTGCCAGTGACGCAGACCAATGAGGGGATCAGCATGTGGACCGGCTGCTCCCTGATGCCTGCCCAGCATGTCTCCTGGCAGCcagtgcagggaggagaggggagtgCCATATGGGGAGGGCCAGCACCAGCAGGCATTTGCCTGTTCAGCTTCTGCAAACACAGTTACTGAGGCTGCTGGACTGCTCTTTGAGGAGATGTGCTGCCTGTGCATTGGGCCTCTCGTGAGATGGTGGGTTTTCTCTCTTGCTGATTCCCAGCTGCATGCAAATATCCACGTGTGGTTTCCCAAACTGCCAGACAGCAATGCTACTCAGTAGGGCTTGCCATGGAAACCACGTCCCCAAGCAACAGCCACTACCTTTCCAGCAGGGCAGATCCCTGACACAGCCTGCCTGCCTGAACAGGACAACTGCTTGACAGCCCTGCCAGACCCACAGGCTGGTGCAAGGGAGGAGGCAGGCATGAGCAGCATGCATGGAGAGAGGCTGGTGGACAATCAGCCCCCTGCACACACTCCAGCAGCAGGAGCCACCCAGACAGCATGTCAGAGTTGATGGGTGATGCAGGGCACAGCACAGCTGGCCCTAGGTTGGACTGTTTTGGACACACGGCACATCCCCATGCCCCCAGAAATGCCCAGTCCAGCCTTACCCAGGCTGAACTGTGTGGGGAACTCCCCTTCGGAAGCAGCAGTTTGACAATCTCCAGGTTGTTGTGGTGCACAGCCACATGCAGTGGGGTCAGGCCATTCTGAGGAGGGGGAGAAAGCAGAGACAAGTGAGACAGAGACTGTCCCCACACCACTCCTCCCACAGCCATTGGCCACCTCAGGGGCAGCACTCACCTTCCCTGCTGCATTGGGGTGAGCATCATGTGCCAGGAGCAACTCAGCCACATCTACCTTCCCATACTTGGCCGCAACGTGGAGAGGGGTAAATCCTTTCTGGGGAGAAAGTGAGACCATCACAGGGTGCACAGGGAAGATGAGAAAAGGACTGGCATGTGCACAGGAAGGGAGGCTGCAGCATACAAGGAGGCTGCCCCTTCTCTGATAGACACATTGTGccaccagcctgcccagccttggCCCAACTGGGTCACACATTCAGCAGCACAGGCCACATCAAGCTACCTTGGTCATGCAGGTCTGTGAGGCCCCTTTCTCCAGCAGGGCCAGTGCCGTGTCCACATGCCCCTCTCTGGAGGTGATGTGCAGGGGCGTATGCCCAGCTGTTGTGGCCAGGTTGGGGTTGGCACCGTTCTCCAGCAGGAGTTTCACCATGCTGGTGTGGCCGACGcgtgcagcacagtgcagaggagTCTGGTCATCCTGTGAGGGAAGCAGGAGATGGTTGGCAGATCCTGGACCAGTCCCAGGCCTCCAATGCTCAAAGGGAGCCCTGGCCCTATTCCTGCTCTTAcacagcccctggcaggcagggccATAGG
The DNA window shown above is from Struthio camelus isolate bStrCam1 chromosome 27, bStrCam1.hap1, whole genome shotgun sequence and carries:
- the ANK1 gene encoding ankyrin-1 isoform X10 is translated as MVRLLLDRGAQIETRTKDELTPLHCAARNGHVRIAEILLDHGAPIQAKTKNGLSPIHMAAQGDHLDCVRLLLQYNAEIDDITLDHLTPLHVAAHCGHHRVAKLLLEKGAKPNSRALNGFTPLHIACKKNHIRVMELLLKTGASIDAVTESGLTPLHVAAFMGHLPIVKTLLQRGASPNVSNVKVETPLHMAARAGHMDVAKYLLQNKAKVNAKAKDDQTPLHCAARVGHTSMVKLLLENGANPNLATTAGHTPLHITSREGHVDTALALLEKGASQTCMTKKGFTPLHVAAKYGKVDVAELLLAHDAHPNAAGKNGLTPLHVAVHHNNLEIVKLLLPKGSSPHSSAWNGYTPLHIAAKQNQMEVASSLLQYGASANAESMQGVTPLHLASQEGHVDMVALLFSKQANGNLGNKSGLTPLHLVAQEGHVPVADVLVKHGVTVDATTRMGYTPLHVASHYGNIKLVKFLLQHQADVNAKTKLGYTPLHQAAQQGHTDIVTLLLKHGASPNEISTNGTTPLAIAKRLGYISVTDVLKIVTEETSIPSVSEKHRMSFPETVDEILDVSEDEGTAHVTLMEEELIAPKPDSRDQEDKREVQEFVTETTLEQIVESPAILQVPRVPPETVVTRAEEPEQVGPIEAEVEQVSLLHAPSVSPQEPSKEFDEDSLIPSSPATETSDNISPVASPVHTGFLVSFMVDARGGSMRGSRHNGLRVVIPPRTCAAPTRITCRLVKPQKLPAPPPLAEEEGLASRIIALGPAGAQFLSPVIVEIPHFASYGRGDRELVVLRSENGSVWKEHRNRYEESYMDHLLNGMDEELDSQEELEKKRICRIITTDFPLYFVVISRICQDCDLIGPEGGYLKSTLVPMVQATFLETAVTKRVKLALQAQPVPDELVTKLLGNQATFSPIVTVEPRRRKFHRPIGLRIPLPPSWKDSPRDSGEGDTTSLRLLCSVIGGTAQAQWEDITGTTKLVYANECANFTTNVSARFWLADCPRTAEAVHFATTLYKELTAVPYMAKFVVFAKMNDAREGRLRCYCMTDDKVDKTLEQHENFTEVARSRDIEVVEGMPLHVELSGNLVPIKKATQPRSFLFQSFRENRLVIPIKVRDSSREASGSLSFLRKAMKYEDLQHVLCHLNISIPPCTKGSGSEERRRTLTPLALRERYSILSDSSLGSLSSTDRPDQKMVDIAEQLGLSWAELARELQFGVDDINRIRVENPNSLLEQSMALLNLWVSREGKNAKIEGLYTALRNIDRSEIVSTLEGSGRQTRSLKGSWRYTDRDYSLSPCQMNGYASLQDELLSPSSLHYTLPSPLRADQYWNEVAIMDAIPMAATEQDALMEMSDMQVWSSGLTPSLVTAEDSSLECSKAEDSDATNEGRFLGQLLADTHGPDHLGSMDLVEDDTVDSDAMNGLIDLLEQEEGQRPEGKMPASDRQPRMAGEQDPESEVSFVSVQQKAQVRITASPTVSHVAEKSADRLRDWNAEGSFISCLQDLTAGSWQEGVTRSLRLTHTTASGVQGQEQEQVLVPAVELMRISSAEDSDWQPQHSAGQAFGRWQEKADSSFFVQMQGNEVLSLPGEQVTEEQFTDDQGNIVTKKVIRKVVRQLGPGDMDSRREHGELLLEGSLQEPRDLEAEADHFLKYASLHRDGLGAKDFTSTPNH
- the ANK1 gene encoding ankyrin-1 isoform X6, with the translated sequence MPCLRYLRADAATSFLRAARSGNLDKALDHLRNGVDINTCNQNGLNALHLASKEGHVKMVAELLHKEIVLETTTKKGNTALHIASLAGQEDVVRELVNYGANVNAQSQKGFTPLYMAAQENHLEVVKFLLENGANQNVATEDGFTPLAVALQQGHENVVAHLINYGTKGKVRLPALHIAARNDDTRTAAVLLQNDPNADVLSKTGFTPLHIAAHYENLNVAQLLLNRGASVNFTPQNGITPLHIASRRGNIIMVRLLLDRGAQIETRTKDELTPLHCAARNGHVRIAEILLDHGAPIQAKTKNGLSPIHMAAQGDHLDCVRLLLQYNAEIDDITLDHLTPLHVAAHCGHHRVAKLLLEKGAKPNSRALNGFTPLHIACKKNHIRVMELLLKTGASIDAVTESGLTPLHVAAFMGHLPIVKTLLQRGASPNVSNVKVETPLHMAARAGHMDVAKYLLQNKAKVNAKAKDDQTPLHCAARVGHTSMVKLLLENGANPNLATTAGHTPLHITSREGHVDTALALLEKGASQTCMTKKGFTPLHVAAKYGKVDVAELLLAHDAHPNAAGKNGLTPLHVAVHHNNLEIVKLLLPKGSSPHSSAWNGYTPLHIAAKQNQMEVASSLLQYGASANAESMQGVTPLHLASQEGHVDMVALLFSKQANGNLGNKSGLTPLHLVAQEGHVPVADVLVKHGVTVDATTRMGYTPLHVASHYGNIKLVKFLLQHQADVNAKTKLGYTPLHQAAQQGHTDIVTLLLKHGASPNEISTNGTTPLAIAKRLGYISVTDVLKIVTEETSIPSVSEKHRMSFPETVDEILDVSEDEGTAHVTLMEEELIAPKPDSRDQEDKREVQEFVTETTLEQIVESPAILQVPRVPPETVVTRAEEPEQVGPIEAEVEQVSLLHAPSVSPQEPSKEFDEDSLIPSSPATETSDNISPVASPVHTGFLVSFMVDARGGSMRGSRHNGLRVVIPPRTCAAPTRITCRLVKPQKLPAPPPLAEEEGLASRIIALGPAGAQFLSPVIVEIPHFASYGRGDRELVVLRSENGSVWKEHRNRYEESYMDHLLNGMDEELDSQEELEKKRICRIITTDFPLYFVVISRICQDCDLIGPEGGYLKSTLVPMVQATFLETAVTKRVKLALQAQPVPDELVTKLLGNQATFSPIVTVEPRRRKFHRPIGLRIPLPPSWKDSPRDSGEGDTTSLRLLCSVIGGTAQAQWEDITGTTKLVYANECANFTTNVSARFWLADCPRTAEAVHFATTLYKELTAVPYMAKFVVFAKMNDAREGRLRCYCMTDDKVDKTLEQHENFTEVARSRDIEVVEGMPLHVELSGNLVPIKKATQPRSFLFQSFRENRLVIPIKVRDSSREASGSLSFLRKAMKYEDLQHVLCHLNISIPPCTKGSGSEERRRTLTPLALRERYSILSDSSLGSLSSTDRPDQKMVDIAEQLGLSWAELARELQFGVDDINRIRVENPNSLLEQSMALLNLWVSREGKNAKIEGLYTALRNIDRSEIVSTLEGSGRQTRSLKGSWRYTDRDYSLSPCQMNGYASLQDELLSPSSLHYTLPSPLRADQYWNEVAIMDAIPMAATEQDALMEMSDMQVWSSGLTPSLVTAEDSSLECSKAEDSDATNEGRFLGQLLADTHGPDHLGSMDLVEDDTVDSDAMNGLIDLLEQEEGQRPEGKMPASDRQPRMAGEQDPESEVSFVSVQQKAQVRITASPTVSHVAEKSADRLRDWNAEGSFISCLQDLTAGSWQEGVTRSLRLTHTTASGVQGQEQEQVLVPAVELMRISSAEDSDWQPQHSAGQAFGRWQEKADSSFFVQMQGNEVLSLPGEQVTEEQFTDDQGNIVTKKVIRKVVRQLGPGDMDSRREHGELLLEGSLQEPRDLEAEADHFLKYASLHRDGLGAKDFTSTPNH